The stretch of DNA atgtaatgcggatggagcaaaccgacccagctagaaaaacgctccttgatagacctattggtcaaagaagaagaggaagacccagaacaagattcctagataacatcgatgaagacatgagaaatatggaaatacgtgcttggcggaggaaggcgatggatagggacgactggagaaaaattcttggggaggctaggacccacacagggttgtaaagccaaaatgatgatgaaggTCATCGTTTATCATTCGTTCTGGAGAACGAGAAAGGATTTTTTGTTAAGAATTGGTTTCAAACTCTATGTAACTACCACGAAGACATGACTTTACATAGCGTATTTCAGACATGCGATGCAGTGTACGAATGATACGGTCATGCAAACTAAATGAGAATTTTTTTGACGCCGTTGCCGCTCTTCACGGCAGCAACCGTAGGAACAACATAGAATCAGAAAATCTCAACAATTCCGTCAAGTTTGGATAAATTATAAGGGAACACGTAACTGTTCCTCGAAAACGTGGGCTACACTTCAGAATAGCAGATAATCATTAATCTTACAAATTGTCATTTGGATCGCTGTAGTAATGATTCATTATCAAATATAATAACGCTTGTATCCGAAATGAGTGGTGTTTCTGAAAGGAGTATTTACAAAGTGCGCCAGGAGTATGCATCCACCTGCTGGTCTTCAACAACGAAAGAAAAAGCCTGAAATCGGTAAAATTTTATCATCTTTTGAAAATAAATACGATGAGACAGAAAAGAGCGTTATCAGTACAATAGTGTACCAATTCTTTCGGGAAAATAGACCACCGACAATCACCTCTGTTTTGGCTACAGTAAACGCTGCGACGTGGGAGCATGTAGGGATGATAAAAAGaaacatataaatgaagaatgcgAAGAACTAGATAGACATGAAAACCGGTTTGGATCCCATGAATTATataacaaagtccgatatctatccagggaatttaTTAAACCAATcacaaaaacaagaatggatCACAACAAACATAATATACTTAAATGACGAGAAAGGGATTGCGGaggtataaagaaaatattgtcaaaagtctatatgcagatgatccccagaatgcaaatcacgacgagttcactgcagagagagaacaaaacattctaaagtcagaggtagaaaaagcaatcaaaaagttaaaaaatagaaaatcacctggtgcagaccagatcaccgcagaagttttaaaagcgactggagatgttggagtaaatattatgcatatgatctgcaaaaagatttgggaaaccggagagtggcccaacgactgatcaacatccactttcatccctattttcaaaaaaggaactgcgctagattgcagcaactacagaacggtaactctaatatcccatgcaagcaaggttctacttctTGTAATACCTGAAAGACtaaaaagcttttctattgcctcagatatcagaagaacaagcggggTTTGTCCTAGGAAAATGCACAacagaacacatccttaatgtcaagacagctaatcgaaaaaacggtccatactagcggaaatgggaacaccccaccacttcattcaactaattagaagtctatatgaaaataataaatgcACAGTAAAAATACACAACACCCATTCCGATtatttcagaacagaggcaggtgtcaggcagggatgcataatctcgccaactctgtttaatatctacagcgaacacattatgaGAAAGGTAttagattgcagcaactacagaacggtaactctaatatcccatgcaagcaaggttctacttctTGTAATACctgaaagactaaaagcttttctattgcctcagatatcagaagaacaagcggggTTTGTCCTAGGAAAATGCACAacagaacacatccttaatgtcaagacagctaatcgaaaaaacggtccatactagcggaaatgggaacaccccaccacttcattcaactaattagaagtctatatgaaaataataaatgcACAGTAAAAATACACAACACCCATTCCGATtatttcagaacagaggcaggtgtcaggcagggatgcataatctcgccaactctgtttaatatctacagcgaacacattatgaGAAAGGTATTAGATggatggaagggtggaatatcagtaggaggtcaaaaaatcagtaacttgagatatgctgatgacactttaataaacGCGgcaatggaagacataatgagatgtctggaggagaaaagcaaaacatatggactaaagctaaataggagtaagacaaagatcatgatagaagacagagctcggaataatcttcaacacattaaagaaattggggactttgaagtagtaaatagtttcatatacctggggtccctaataacaaatgatgGAGgatgtgacagagagatacgtagaaggttgactattgctagaacagctatgatgaaactggtaacaatttggaaaaattctagcttaacaatacacacaaaactaaggctggtaagggcactcatttttcccatagccacatatgcatccgaaacgtggaccttaaagaaagcggttaaaaataaactagacgcttttgaaatgtgggtataccaccgcatgttaagaatatcctggattgatcatcgcactaacggatcgatattagaacaacttgaagtaaaggatagattgcttaaacaaatacaacagagatattttcagtactttggacacatagctagaagaacaggtacgatggaaaaactgatagtcgagggtagacttgaaggaaagagacctaggggaagatctccaagccgttgggtagatcaaacaaataTAAGCTGGCAAACCCGCTTGCAATTTAAAACCACACTGAATTACAGTATAGAtatggatttgcttgatatgcacttcgcttgtgccgctggttaataatcaaactccgtgcgaaaacaaaactgattttattttgaattacacaatacaatatataaacgcttattaagtattatgtccgctcgctctgaatgctgtatcaccgtatcccgtctcgtacttgagtgctgtctgtcgtctttggggtgccttaagggactcgccttatcttcacatatggcataatatatcttcctacgctactatgttgccggattgtaaaaatgcataaagtaaacttgaattagatagaggcgtgaacatggcccccgccttggcaaacactgccaacaaaatcgtctgctaatgctaaatgttcaaatgtttaaactacacttagtccgaaacgggtagcggacacaccttggaaaaagaacgagttatgataccattgtctgtctttatcctaaaaactctggctacaccatcactgccgcgtaaaagttcgatcacgcgacctaacttccaccttaatggaggtaaattgtcctcttttatgagcactaacgtgttttccgcaacttcaccgttagtagtagtccatttcgtgcgtttttgtagttcggagatgtattctttgttccatcgttcccatatatgctgagaaagctgctgaatatgctggaattttgagagccgattaactggaacatgacgcaaatctggatctggattggtaataagtggtcttccgatgagaaaatgtgcaggagttaatggggagagatcatttggatcacaggataaaggatgaatcggtcgggaatttattatagcttcaatctgcacaagcaacgaataaaattcctcgaacgttaagtgcgcgtttcccaaaaccctatgcaaatgatgcttaactgttcttactccgctttcccacagtccgccaaaatgtggagaatagggaggtatgaaggaccacgaaatattattctttagcaaggattctcttatcgcgggagtgtgctgctctaaaaatttgcttaacaattttaactccgaactagctgctataaaattggttccattgtcggagaccatcttttgaggcttgcctcttcgcgcaataaatcttttaaaggccaacagaaatgattccttagacagttctgtaactaattctaaatgtatggccttcgtacaaaaacaaataaaaagacacatgtaactctttattagtttacaacctcgaccctttctatcgcgaattaagaaagggcccgcataatctacacctgttacaataaacggtgggccacctgcgagacgctgggcaggtaggtcacccattattggctgaatggatttagattttaatctaaaacattttacacatttgtgtacggtacgtcgcgctaaatttcttcctgataacggccagaaagtttctcttatagttgcaagtaaaagctgaggaccagcatgcataagatccttgtgcaaatgattaaatattaacgatgtaactatatgatctgccgctaaaatgatgggatgttttttgtcatacgtaaactcggaatgctttaaacgcccgcctactctcatgatgccctgatcatcaagaaatggagataaatttataagtttgctgtttttatctaaagatcccttttggttcaaatgctttatttcattagaaaatgACTGTGATTGACACAGCTTTAGAATACGATTAGATGCAGAATGTATTTCATCCAAAGAAAGGGGTTCAGAAGttctttccttatttttacacatgcggatgaatctgaacacatatgcagcggttctttttaaacgtaaaatattagagaagcgctcaaatgaaaatactttcGTATTCTGTGTTTCATCAAGTTTATTCGTAAAAACCTTTATGTTTTTCCTTGTTTCGCTTGTTTCAGTAGGGACAACTTGTAAATTTGGCCATTTATCTGAATCTTGCATGATCCACTCCGGTCCGTGCCACCATAAGTTGCACTCCATTATTTTATCTGGTTCCACGCCTCTGGACACTAGATCTGCAGGATTATCCTTGCCTGGCACATGACGCCACTGCGCAAACGAAGTGGTTTCCTGGATCTCTGCTACGCGGTTACTAACAAACGTCTTCAATGTATTGGCTGCTGTTTTCAACCAACTAAGTACTATCGATGAATCTGTCCAGAGGTAACACGTATCAAAttgcacatttaatgaatttttgaccTTATTGGTCAAACGCGATAAAATGACTGCTCCACAGAGCTCTAAACGCGGCAAAGTAACTGGCTTTAAGGGCGCAACCTTGCTTTTTGCACATAATAAGAATGAATACGACCTGCCTAACGAATCGGTAGATTTAATGAATATGCAAGCACCGTACGCCTTTTCTGAGGAGTCGCAAAATCCATGAAGTTCTAGTTTGACCTTACTAAAACATATAACATGCcgaggtatttttaaattgttcaagcttcctaatttattcctaaactgtaaataattatttgctaaatgctccggtatgggatcatcccatgaaagacgctcgagccatagttgttgtaacataattttcgctatgatggtacacgcacttaatagacccaagggatcaaaaatttgagctaTGTCCGATAATAAAGTTCGCTTTGTGATTAGATGGCCTAGAGATGAACTTATGCTATAAAACATAGTATCTGATTGCGGTGAGTACAATAATCCCAAAGTTTTCGCCTTCTCGTTTTCACCGAATTGAATAACGGAACCCGTAGTTGAATTATCCGGTATATCTCTCAATATTTCAGGATCATTTGAATAGAATTTACGCAATGTAAATCCTCCGCCTTTGAGGAcctcaaaaagttgtttacatgctTCGCGCGCTTTCTGTTTTGAATCAAAACCTGTCAAAAGGTCGTCCACATAAAAATCGGATTTAATAATGCTAGCAATGTTAGGATTTTTAGCTTCTTGCTCCTCTGCCAATGTCATTAGACATTTAATCGCTAAGTAAGAAGAGCATTTCATACCGTATGTAACTGTCTGTAACTGAAATATTTCAATCGGTTCTTCCGGATTATTTCGCCATAAGATACATTGTAAGGATTTTTGATCATCTGCAACCAATACCTGAcggtacattttttctatatccgcACTAACTACATATAAGTGTGTTCTAAAACGCAATAAAATGGAGAGTAAATCATTTTGTAAGGTTGGTCCGGCCATTTGAATACTATTTAATGAAATGCCGTTTGTAGTTGGCGCACTACAATCGAACACAACACGCAAACGCGTCGTCAAAGAATTTTCCTTTAATACTGGATGatgtggcataaaataaaatgtagtatttaccctaaagtctgttgccgcttccgtaattctgcataaacctttcatatgtcctaactctttatattcctggatgaattcgctataaagagttttaagattggcatctttattcaatttacgctcgagatttaaaaatctattttttgcttgacgaaatgaatcaccgagtgaacttatcggttctttgaatggcaatgatactatgaatttgcctgtcgcgtcgcgtttcaccgtatcttcgaaatgtttttcgcatgcaatttcttcgcccgagagtgcaggttttccattgaaaatctcttcaagttcccagaacttacttagctgttctgtaacttcgattgtgtttgtgaaattacacttagttattcgcttttctgatgctttgttttggctgatatacggccctgctatgatccagccaaacattgtttcttgcatgaatggtttgtttttacctaaactaattctgtttgtgcccagtatttgccaaaatagatcacttcctattaacaattcgaccttttgtggtttatgaaaatgattatccgctaattttaaatgtttaggtatctgcaaatcgctaatgtttatttcagatgccggcacgcaccccgtaatttctggtattacgaaacaatttaaagttctatgaaaagttatatcgctacgcgactgtatatttatttcgcatttgaatcgaacgggagatgcaatattatttatgcccatgactgatatgttcgcgcttgtcgtttttaatctaagtttatcgcataaattttcggttatgaatgagctttgtgaaccgcaatctaacaaagctcgcactatgtatgccttaccttggccgtcaaaaatattaactaatactgtggacagtatagtttgatctgcagcgctaactgccgaaactgacaaattggtagtgtttaaactaccttgtatattatctgcagatcgtatatcgctcgcgttttctaccggttgatgaactaaagctgcgttctgttcgcttgatctatctggatgcaataacgtatggtgttttgacgcgcatttcttgcatgttgattgtctacaccgcttatagaaatgtccaggtttaagacaattcgtgcaaagattgacctgtcttactttattaaacctgtccctagatgaaagttttgaaaattcgccgcattgataaatgttgtgttcccttttgcaaatagggcaacactgtgtgttatccgatttatttaaagttccCTGTGATGAATATAGACCGCGAATGTTATGTGAATATTTCGTATTCCGTGAATATGCGCCCGCCTGAGAAATATTTCGTGTATTTTGCCTTTCAGCTTGATTTACCTCAAGAGATTCTAAAAGGTCCGCccttga from Diabrotica undecimpunctata isolate CICGRU chromosome 4, icDiaUnde3, whole genome shotgun sequence encodes:
- the LOC140438602 gene encoding uncharacterized protein; this translates as MYRQVLVADDQKSLQCILWRNNPEEPIEIFQLQTVTYGMKCSSYLAIKCLMTLAEEQEAKNPNIASIIKSDFYVDDLLTGFDSKQKAREACKQLFEVLKGGGFTLRKFYSNDPEILRDIPDNSTTGSVIQFGENEKAKTLGLFKVKLELHGFCDSSEKAYGACIFIKSTDSLGRSYSFLLCAKSKVAPLKPVTLPRLELCGAVILSRLTNKVKNSLNVQFDTCYLWTDSSIVLSWLKTAANTLKTFVSNRVAEIQETTSFAQWRHVPGKDNPADLVSRGVEPDKIMECNLWWHGPEWIMQDSDKWPNLQVVPTETSETRKNIKVFTNKLDETQNTKIDVSVNRFISEGRYIEPRNTGQQQITHY